A region from the uncultured Draconibacterium sp. genome encodes:
- a CDS encoding glycosyltransferase family 2 protein — protein MSTLPKISVITVVFNAVELLEQTIKSIICQSYANLEYIVIDGSSTDGTVEIIKKYDKAITHWISEKDTGIYDAMNKGLKMASGDYVIFINAGDMLYACDTLAKIPFAAHPEADVFYGETVIISDKTGEDLGLRKKVPPRNLSWKHYQKGMVVCHQSIFIKKSITTNYNTSYRLSADVEWVILALKKAQKVVYVDCIISRFLSGGASRKMQKLSLKERFSVMRKYFGLIPTVFSHIGFIFDTLAVKLKLRPLYRKNYFKPE, from the coding sequence ATGAGTACGCTGCCCAAAATAAGTGTTATTACTGTTGTTTTTAATGCCGTCGAGCTGCTTGAGCAAACCATTAAAAGCATCATCTGCCAGAGCTATGCCAACCTTGAATATATTGTTATTGATGGTTCCTCTACAGATGGCACGGTTGAAATCATAAAAAAATACGACAAAGCTATTACGCACTGGATTAGCGAAAAAGATACCGGCATTTACGATGCCATGAACAAAGGCCTGAAAATGGCCAGCGGCGATTATGTAATTTTCATCAATGCCGGCGATATGTTGTACGCTTGCGATACACTTGCAAAGATTCCGTTTGCAGCACATCCTGAAGCAGATGTTTTTTATGGAGAAACCGTAATAATCAGCGATAAAACCGGCGAGGATCTGGGATTACGGAAAAAAGTACCACCACGAAACCTCAGTTGGAAACATTACCAAAAAGGCATGGTGGTTTGCCATCAATCGATATTTATAAAAAAGTCGATTACTACGAATTACAACACCAGTTACCGGCTTTCGGCCGATGTTGAATGGGTAATTTTAGCTTTAAAAAAAGCTCAAAAGGTTGTTTATGTCGATTGTATTATTTCCAGGTTTCTAAGTGGAGGTGCCTCGCGAAAAATGCAAAAACTGAGCCTGAAAGAACGATTTTCGGTTATGCGAAAGTATTTTGGGTTGATTCCAACCGTTTTCAGCCATATTGGTTTTATTTTCGACACGCTGGCAGTGAAGCTAAAATTGAGGCCTTTGTACCGAAAAAACTATTTTAAGCCGGAATAA